From Pseudomonas sp. StFLB209, a single genomic window includes:
- the arsC gene encoding arsenate reductase (glutaredoxin) (This arsenate reductase requires both glutathione and glutaredoxin to convert arsenate to arsenite, after which the efflux transporter formed by ArsA and ArsB can extrude the arsenite from the cell, providing resistance.), with protein sequence MTDLKLYHNPRCSKSRAALELLQARGLTPEVVLYLQTPPDAAQLRDLLGKLGIAPRQLLRSGEDEYKELNLADPALSDEQLIGAMASHPKLIERPILVAGDRAAIGRPTEKLLELLP encoded by the coding sequence ATGACTGATCTGAAGCTTTATCACAACCCGCGCTGCTCAAAATCCCGCGCGGCGCTGGAGCTGCTGCAAGCCCGCGGCCTGACTCCTGAAGTAGTCCTTTATTTGCAAACCCCGCCCGATGCAGCGCAGTTGCGCGACCTGCTCGGCAAGCTGGGAATCGCCCCGCGCCAGCTGCTGCGCAGCGGTGAAGACGAATACAAGGAGCTGAACCTGGCCGACCCGGCGTTGAGCGATGAGCAGTTGATTGGCGCCATGGCCAGCCACCCGAAATTGATCGAACGACCGATTCTGGTCGCCGGTGATCGTGCGGCAATTGGTCGCCCCACCGAAAAGCTGCTGGAGTTGCTGCCGTGA
- the wrbA gene encoding NAD(P)H:quinone oxidoreductase: MSAPYILVLFYSRNGSTSEMARQIARGIEMGGLEARLRTVPAVSADCEASAPDIPESGAPYATLDDLKQCAGLALGSPTRFGNMAAPLKYFLDGTSNLWLTGALVGKPASVFTSTASLHGGQETTLMSMLLPLLHHGMLITGLPYSESALLETAGGGTPYGASHHAGPDGKRPLDKHEIELCRALGQRLARTASLLGAA, encoded by the coding sequence GTGAGTGCACCTTACATTCTGGTGTTGTTCTACAGCCGTAATGGTTCGACCAGCGAGATGGCCCGGCAAATTGCCCGCGGTATCGAGATGGGCGGCCTGGAAGCCCGGCTGCGCACCGTACCGGCGGTGTCGGCCGACTGCGAAGCCAGCGCCCCGGATATCCCGGAAAGCGGCGCGCCTTATGCCACTCTGGACGATCTCAAACAGTGCGCAGGCCTGGCCCTCGGCAGCCCGACGCGCTTCGGCAACATGGCTGCGCCGCTCAAGTACTTTCTCGACGGCACCAGCAATCTGTGGCTGACCGGTGCGCTGGTCGGCAAACCCGCCAGTGTGTTTACCTCCACCGCCAGCCTGCACGGCGGCCAGGAAACCACTTTGATGTCGATGCTGCTGCCGCTGCTGCACCACGGCATGCTGATCACCGGCCTGCCCTACAGCGAGTCGGCGCTGCTGGAAACCGCCGGTGGCGGCACACCGTACGGCGCCAGCCATCACGCCGGCCCCGACGGCAAACGTCCGCTGGACAAACACGAGATCGAACTGTGCCGCGCCCTGGGCCAACGTCTGGCGCGGACCGCGTCGTTGCTGGGCGCGGCGTAG
- a CDS encoding DNA-3-methyladenine glycosylase I codes for MQDYKWLHEYCLNRFGSAKALEAQLPQPRTPEQLKAIGDDRYLSTLALRVFRAGLKHSLVDAKWPAFEQVFFGFDPEKVVLMGADHLERLMQDTRIIRHLGKLKSVPRNAQLVLDIAQEHGSFGNFIAQWPVEDITGLWQYLSKHGSQMGGLSAPRFLRMIGKDTFVPSNDVVAALNAQNIVDKVPSSKRDMAIVQAAFNQWQAESGRPLCQLSAMLAYTVNH; via the coding sequence ATGCAAGACTACAAATGGCTCCATGAGTATTGCCTGAACCGCTTTGGCTCGGCCAAGGCGCTTGAGGCGCAATTGCCGCAGCCCAGAACGCCAGAGCAATTAAAGGCCATCGGCGATGACCGCTACCTGTCGACCCTGGCCCTGCGGGTGTTTCGCGCCGGGCTCAAGCACAGCCTGGTCGATGCCAAGTGGCCGGCCTTTGAGCAGGTGTTTTTCGGTTTTGACCCGGAAAAGGTGGTGCTGATGGGCGCCGACCATCTGGAGCGGCTGATGCAGGACACACGCATCATTCGCCACCTCGGCAAGCTCAAAAGCGTGCCACGCAATGCCCAATTGGTACTGGATATCGCTCAAGAGCACGGCAGCTTCGGCAACTTTATCGCCCAGTGGCCGGTGGAGGACATTACCGGGCTGTGGCAGTACCTGAGCAAGCATGGCAGCCAGATGGGAGGTTTGTCGGCGCCGCGCTTTCTGCGCATGATCGGCAAGGACACCTTCGTGCCGAGCAACGACGTGGTCGCCGCCCTCAATGCGCAAAACATTGTCGACAAGGTGCCGTCCAGCAAACGCGACATGGCCATTGTCCAGGCCGCATTCAACCAGTGGCAGGCCGAGAGTGGTCGGCCACTGTGTCAGCTGTCAGCGATGCTGGCCTATACCGTCAACCACTGA
- the ttcA gene encoding tRNA 2-thiocytidine(32) synthetase TtcA: MGTLSVNQNKLQKRLRRLAGEAVSDYNMIEDGDKVMVCLSGGKDSYTMLDVLMHLQKVAPIKFDIVAVNMDQKQPGFPEHVLPAYLETLGIEYHIVEKDTYSVVKELVPEGKTTCSLCSRLRRGTLYTFADEIGATKMALGHHRDDIVETFFLNMFFNASLKAMPPKLRSDDGRNVVIRPLAYCHEKDIQAYSNFKGFPIIPCNLCGSQENLQRQVVKDMLQDWERKTPGRVENIFRALQNVQPSQLADRNLFDFSSLRMDESAASRFVNVVNL; this comes from the coding sequence ATGGGCACTCTTTCAGTCAATCAGAACAAACTGCAGAAACGCCTGCGTCGGCTGGCCGGCGAGGCTGTCAGCGATTACAACATGATCGAGGACGGCGACAAGGTCATGGTCTGTCTGTCCGGCGGCAAGGACAGCTACACCATGCTCGACGTGCTGATGCACCTGCAGAAGGTGGCGCCGATCAAGTTCGATATCGTCGCGGTGAACATGGACCAGAAGCAGCCCGGCTTTCCCGAGCATGTGTTGCCGGCTTACCTGGAAACCCTGGGCATCGAGTATCACATTGTCGAGAAAGACACCTACTCGGTGGTCAAGGAACTGGTGCCGGAGGGCAAAACCACCTGCTCGCTGTGCTCGCGCCTGCGTCGCGGCACGCTGTACACCTTTGCCGATGAAATCGGCGCGACCAAGATGGCTTTGGGGCATCACCGCGACGACATCGTCGAGACCTTCTTCCTCAACATGTTCTTCAATGCCTCGCTCAAGGCCATGCCGCCCAAGCTGCGCTCCGACGACGGCCGTAATGTGGTGATCCGCCCTCTGGCTTACTGCCATGAGAAGGACATCCAGGCCTATTCGAACTTCAAGGGCTTCCCGATCATCCCGTGCAACCTGTGTGGTTCTCAGGAAAACCTGCAACGCCAGGTGGTCAAGGACATGCTTCAGGATTGGGAGCGCAAGACCCCGGGCCGGGTCGAGAACATCTTCCGTGCCCTGCAGAACGTTCAGCCTTCGCAACTGGCCGACCGCAACCTGTTCGACTTCAGCAGCCTGCGCATGGACGAAAGCGCGGCGTCGCGCTTCGTCAATGTGGTCAACCTCTGA
- a CDS encoding Yip1 family protein: MINHVWGLFTHPEREWQQIRTEDESIRHIYLTHTLLLAVIPPLCAYIGTTQVGWTIGERAPVMLTQASALGMAMMSYLTLLAGVAIMGGFIHWMARTYDADPSLARCIAFATYTATPLFIGGVAALYPHLWLGLIVGTAAISYTVYLLYSGLPTFMNVSAEEGFMFSSSILSVGLVVLVAIMAFTVVLWGLGAGPQYTT; this comes from the coding sequence GTGATCAATCATGTCTGGGGTCTGTTCACCCATCCGGAGCGTGAGTGGCAACAAATCCGCACAGAAGACGAAAGCATTCGTCATATCTATCTCACTCACACCCTGCTATTGGCGGTGATCCCACCGTTATGCGCCTATATCGGCACCACGCAGGTCGGCTGGACGATCGGCGAGCGTGCGCCGGTCATGCTCACTCAGGCCAGCGCCTTGGGCATGGCAATGATGTCTTACCTGACCCTGTTGGCCGGCGTGGCGATCATGGGCGGTTTCATCCACTGGATGGCTCGTACCTATGATGCCGACCCGAGCCTGGCGCGCTGTATCGCGTTTGCCACCTACACCGCGACACCGCTGTTCATTGGCGGCGTGGCAGCGCTTTATCCGCACCTGTGGCTGGGACTGATAGTGGGCACTGCAGCGATCAGCTACACGGTGTATCTGCTGTACAGCGGCCTGCCAACGTTCATGAACGTCTCGGCCGAAGAGGGCTTCATGTTTTCCAGTTCCATCCTGTCGGTAGGCCTGGTGGTGCTGGTGGCGATCATGGCCTTTACCGTGGTGCTCTGGGGGCTGGGCGCCGGGCCGCAATATACGACCTGA
- a CDS encoding SprT family zinc-dependent metalloprotease translates to MPELLKSHVEACYQKAEAFFKRPFKRPLVSFKLRGQKAGVAHLQENLLRFNPQLYQENREDFLRQTVPHEVAHLIAHQLFGSKIQPHGEEWQLIMRGVYELPPNRCHTYAVERRQVTRYIYRCPCPQSDFAFTAQRHRMVVQGRRYLCRRCRQTLVFSGETRIE, encoded by the coding sequence ATGCCCGAGCTACTGAAGTCCCACGTAGAAGCCTGTTATCAAAAAGCCGAAGCCTTTTTCAAACGTCCGTTCAAGCGCCCCTTGGTGAGTTTCAAGCTGCGCGGGCAGAAGGCCGGGGTTGCCCATCTGCAGGAAAACCTGCTGCGCTTCAACCCTCAGCTGTACCAGGAAAACCGCGAAGACTTCCTGCGCCAGACCGTCCCTCATGAAGTGGCTCACCTGATCGCTCATCAGTTGTTTGGCAGCAAGATCCAGCCCCATGGGGAGGAATGGCAACTGATCATGCGCGGCGTGTATGAGCTACCGCCCAACCGCTGCCATACCTATGCGGTGGAGCGGCGGCAGGTGACCCGTTACATCTACCGCTGCCCATGCCCGCAGAGCGATTTTGCATTCACAGCACAGCGCCATCGCATGGTGGTCCAGGGCCGCCGCTACCTGTGTCGCCGTTGTCGTCAGACCCTGGTGTTCAGCGGCGAGACCCGCATTGAATAG
- a CDS encoding dicarboxylate/amino acid:cation symporter — translation MTTRQPIYKTLYFQVIVAIVIGILIGHFYPQTGEALKPLGDGFIKLIKMVIAPIIFCTVVSGIAGMQNMKSIGKTGGYALLYFEIVSTLALIIGLVVVNVVKPGVGMNIDPTTLDASKIAAYVTASKDQSIVGFILNVIPNTIVGAFANGDILQVLMFSVIFGFALHRLGAYGRPVLDFIDRFAHVMFNIINMIMKLAPIGAFGAMAFTIGKYGVGTLVQLGQLMLCFYITCFLFVMLVLGGICRAHGFTISRVIRYIREELLIVLGTSSSESALPRMLIKMERLGAQKSVVGLVIPTGYSFNLDGTSIYLTMAAVFIAQATNTEMDITHQITLLLVLLLSSKGAAGVTGSGFIVLAATLSAVGHLPVAGLALILGIDRFMSEARALTNLVGNAVATLVVAKWVGELDNDKLQSELASGGSAIIETRHEDDLGVAEGPAPVSTTKPTV, via the coding sequence ATGACGACTCGTCAGCCTATCTACAAAACCCTGTACTTCCAGGTCATCGTGGCCATCGTGATCGGTATCCTGATCGGTCACTTCTACCCGCAGACCGGCGAAGCCTTGAAGCCGCTGGGTGATGGCTTCATCAAACTGATCAAGATGGTCATCGCGCCCATCATCTTCTGTACTGTAGTGAGCGGCATCGCCGGCATGCAGAACATGAAGTCGATCGGCAAGACTGGCGGTTACGCGCTGCTGTATTTCGAAATCGTTTCGACCCTGGCCCTGATCATCGGCCTGGTCGTCGTCAACGTGGTCAAACCGGGCGTTGGCATGAACATCGACCCGACCACTCTGGACGCTTCCAAGATCGCCGCCTATGTAACGGCGAGTAAGGACCAGAGCATCGTTGGTTTCATCCTCAACGTGATTCCGAACACCATCGTCGGCGCCTTCGCCAACGGCGACATCCTGCAAGTGCTGATGTTCTCGGTGATCTTCGGTTTCGCCCTGCATCGCCTGGGTGCTTACGGTCGTCCGGTACTGGACTTCATCGATCGCTTCGCACACGTGATGTTCAACATCATCAACATGATCATGAAGCTGGCGCCTATCGGTGCGTTCGGTGCCATGGCCTTCACCATCGGTAAATACGGTGTCGGCACCCTGGTTCAGCTCGGTCAGTTGATGCTGTGCTTCTACATCACCTGCTTCCTGTTCGTGATGCTGGTCCTGGGCGGTATCTGCCGTGCCCACGGTTTCACCATCTCCAGGGTGATTCGCTACATCCGTGAAGAGCTGCTGATCGTACTGGGTACTTCCTCGTCGGAATCGGCCCTGCCACGTATGCTGATCAAGATGGAGCGCCTGGGTGCACAGAAGTCGGTCGTGGGTCTGGTTATCCCGACTGGCTACTCGTTCAACCTGGACGGCACCTCGATCTACCTGACCATGGCTGCTGTGTTCATCGCTCAGGCGACCAACACCGAAATGGACATCACCCACCAGATCACCCTGCTGCTGGTGCTGCTGCTGTCCTCCAAAGGTGCTGCTGGTGTGACCGGTAGTGGCTTCATCGTGTTGGCTGCAACCCTGTCGGCCGTAGGCCACCTGCCGGTTGCCGGTCTGGCGCTGATCCTGGGTATCGACCGCTTCATGTCCGAAGCCCGCGCCCTGACCAACCTGGTGGGTAACGCGGTTGCCACTCTGGTTGTTGCCAAGTGGGTCGGCGAGCTGGACAACGACAAACTGCAATCCGAGCTGGCCTCGGGCGGTTCGGCAATCATCGAAACCCGTCATGAAGATGACCTGGGTGTCGCTGAAGGCCCGGCTCCGGTGAGCACCACCAAGCCAACCGTCTGA
- a CDS encoding ATP-binding protein — protein sequence MIRSLRLRLMLGAATLAVIFMLLMLPALQSAFSLALRGAIEQRLAADVTTMISAARVESGGLMMPSLLPGEQFNLPGSRLHGYIFNRQGQLVWRSLASEGEDLDYRPEYDGLGSKFNRIKTDNGNEFFVYDVEIRLLGGRNAAFSIVAVQPLHGYQETVGQLRKKLYLGFGGALIVLLGLLWLGLTWGLKALKGVSRELDQVEAGERESLSENHPSELLRLTGSLNRLLRSEREQRIRYRDSLGDLAHSLKTPLTVLQGVSETIAKRPQDLEQARVLQTQIERMSQQIGYQLQRASLRKSGLVRHYVALRPVVESLCNTLQKVYRDKTVNVTLHLPERCQVPMEEAALMELLGNLLENAYRLCLGEVRISFMALESGDELCVEDDGPGVPASQRARILQRGERLDRQNPGQGIGLAVVKDIIESYSAQLTLDESPLGGALFRIHFTAE from the coding sequence ATGATCCGTTCGCTGCGCCTGCGCTTGATGCTGGGGGCAGCGACCCTCGCGGTCATTTTCATGTTGTTGATGCTGCCGGCATTGCAAAGCGCCTTTAGCCTGGCGCTGCGTGGCGCCATCGAGCAGCGCCTGGCTGCCGATGTGACCACCATGATTTCCGCCGCGCGGGTCGAGAGCGGCGGTTTGATGATGCCTTCTTTATTGCCGGGCGAGCAGTTCAACCTGCCGGGCAGCCGTCTGCACGGCTATATCTTCAACCGTCAGGGCCAACTGGTCTGGCGTTCGCTGGCCAGTGAGGGCGAAGATCTCGATTACCGCCCTGAATATGACGGCCTGGGCAGCAAGTTCAACCGGATCAAGACCGACAACGGCAACGAGTTTTTCGTCTACGACGTGGAAATCCGTCTGTTGGGCGGGCGTAATGCGGCGTTCAGCATCGTCGCCGTGCAGCCGTTGCACGGCTACCAGGAAACCGTTGGCCAATTGCGCAAAAAGCTTTATCTGGGCTTCGGTGGCGCCCTGATCGTACTGCTTGGCCTGCTATGGCTGGGCCTGACCTGGGGCCTGAAGGCGCTCAAAGGCGTCAGCCGCGAGCTTGACCAGGTGGAAGCCGGCGAGCGGGAAAGCCTCAGCGAGAACCACCCCAGTGAACTGCTGCGCCTGACCGGCTCGCTCAACCGCCTGTTACGCAGCGAGCGTGAACAGCGGATTCGTTATCGCGACTCGCTGGGTGATCTGGCCCATAGCCTCAAAACACCGTTGACCGTCTTGCAGGGCGTCAGCGAAACCATTGCCAAGCGCCCGCAAGACCTTGAGCAGGCGCGGGTGCTGCAAACCCAGATCGAACGCATGAGCCAGCAGATCGGCTACCAGTTGCAGCGTGCCAGCCTGCGCAAGAGCGGTCTGGTCCGGCATTACGTCGCACTGCGGCCGGTGGTCGAGAGCCTGTGCAACACCTTGCAGAAGGTTTACCGCGACAAAACGGTCAATGTCACCTTGCACTTGCCGGAGCGCTGCCAGGTGCCCATGGAAGAGGCTGCCCTGATGGAGCTGCTCGGCAACCTGCTGGAGAACGCCTACCGGCTGTGCCTGGGCGAGGTGCGTATCAGTTTCATGGCACTGGAGTCTGGCGACGAACTGTGTGTTGAAGATGACGGCCCCGGTGTGCCAGCCAGCCAGCGCGCGCGCATTCTGCAACGCGGCGAGCGCCTGGACCGGCAGAACCCCGGGCAGGGCATTGGTCTTGCGGTGGTCAAGGACATCATCGAAAGCTACAGCGCACAATTGACCCTGGATGAGTCGCCGTTGGGCGGTGCGCTGTTTCGCATTCACTTCACCGCCGAGTGA
- a CDS encoding response regulator has translation MKLLVVEDEALLRHHLYTRLSEAGHVVEAVANAEEALYQVGQFNHDLAIIDLGLPGLGGLDLIRQLRTLGKAFPILILTARGNWQDKVEGLAAGADDYVVKPFQFEELEARLNALLRRSSGFIQSTITAGPLLLDLNRKQATLQEQPLALTAYEYRILEYLMLHHQQVVPKERLMEQLYPDDDERDPNVIEVLVGRLRRKLDTAAAFKPIETVRGMGYLFTERCT, from the coding sequence ATGAAGTTGTTGGTGGTCGAGGATGAGGCGCTGTTGCGCCATCACTTGTATACGCGCCTGAGCGAGGCCGGACACGTGGTGGAAGCGGTGGCCAATGCCGAGGAGGCGCTGTATCAGGTCGGGCAATTCAATCATGACCTGGCGATTATCGATCTGGGCCTGCCGGGCCTGGGCGGGCTGGATCTGATTCGTCAGTTGCGCACCCTGGGCAAGGCCTTTCCGATCCTGATCCTCACCGCGCGTGGCAACTGGCAGGACAAGGTCGAAGGGCTGGCTGCCGGCGCCGATGATTATGTGGTCAAACCCTTCCAGTTCGAAGAGCTGGAGGCGCGGCTCAATGCGCTGTTGCGGCGCTCCAGCGGTTTTATCCAGTCGACCATCACCGCCGGCCCCTTGCTGCTTGACCTCAATCGCAAGCAGGCCACCCTGCAAGAGCAGCCGCTGGCGCTGACGGCCTACGAATACCGCATCCTGGAATACCTGATGCTCCATCACCAGCAGGTGGTGCCCAAAGAGCGTTTGATGGAGCAGCTGTACCCTGACGATGATGAGCGCGATCCGAACGTGATCGAAGTGCTGGTCGGCCGCCTGCGCCGCAAGCTCGACACCGCCGCCGCGTTCAAACCCATCGAAACCGTGCGCGGCATGGGCTATCTGTTCACTGAGCGCTGCACATGA
- a CDS encoding dienelactone hydrolase family protein: MRVWIALTLMGLAGLAQAAVKTEQINYQSADGTQLVGYYAYDDAITGQRPGVLVVHEWWGLNDYAKRRARDLAQLGYSALAIDMYGDGKNTEHPKDALAFMQAALKDSDASSKRFDAGLEQLKKQPQTNPAKIAAIGYCFGGKVVLDAARRGEPLAGVVSFHGALATQSPAKPGIKVPMLVEHGASDSMVTAEQVAAFKQEMDAAKADYKFVSIEGAKHGFTNPDADRLSHGEHGGPDIGYNKAADQSSWADMQTFFKKIFG; the protein is encoded by the coding sequence ATGCGTGTCTGGATTGCGTTGACCTTGATGGGCCTGGCCGGGCTGGCGCAGGCGGCGGTAAAGACCGAGCAGATCAATTACCAGAGTGCTGACGGTACGCAACTGGTCGGCTACTACGCTTACGATGACGCGATCACTGGCCAGCGCCCAGGCGTTCTGGTGGTCCACGAATGGTGGGGGCTGAACGACTATGCCAAGCGCCGCGCCCGCGACTTGGCGCAACTGGGCTACAGCGCGCTGGCCATCGACATGTATGGCGATGGCAAGAACACCGAACACCCCAAGGACGCCCTGGCATTCATGCAGGCCGCGCTCAAAGACAGCGACGCCTCCAGCAAGCGCTTCGACGCCGGCCTTGAGCAACTCAAGAAACAGCCGCAGACCAACCCGGCCAAAATTGCCGCCATTGGCTACTGCTTCGGCGGCAAGGTGGTGCTGGACGCCGCCCGCCGTGGTGAACCGCTGGCGGGCGTGGTGAGCTTCCACGGCGCCCTGGCCACCCAGAGCCCGGCCAAGCCAGGCATCAAAGTTCCCATGCTGGTGGAACATGGCGCCAGCGACAGCATGGTCACCGCCGAACAGGTCGCGGCCTTCAAACAGGAAATGGACGCGGCCAAGGCCGACTACAAGTTCGTCAGCATCGAAGGCGCCAAACACGGTTTCACCAATCCTGACGCGGACCGCCTGAGCCACGGTGAGCATGGCGGGCCGGACATTGGCTATAACAAAGCCGCCGACCAAAGCTCGTGGGCCGACATGCAGACGTTCTTCAAGAAGATTTTTGGCTGA
- a CDS encoding 4'-phosphopantetheinyl transferase family protein, translating to MTAHLPLPACCPDLTLHWPLPEALSGVVLISGSFDPQQLAPSDWSLCNIEPPASIQRSVAKRQAEFLAGRLCARQALQQLDRRLYVPAIGEDRAPVWPADVCGSITHSTGWAAAIVAPRTHWRGLGLDAESLLSHERASRLAGEILTADELARLQQLPEEQLALCVTLTFSIKEALFKALYPLVGKRFYFEDAQVLDWSIDGRVRLGLLCDLSEQWQHGAVLQGQFCLHDDHLLSLVAVAA from the coding sequence ATGACTGCACATCTGCCCCTCCCCGCCTGCTGCCCTGATCTCACGCTGCACTGGCCTCTGCCGGAAGCGCTCTCAGGGGTGGTATTAATTAGCGGATCATTCGACCCGCAGCAACTCGCCCCCAGCGACTGGTCACTGTGCAATATCGAGCCACCGGCCAGCATCCAGCGTTCGGTGGCCAAGCGTCAGGCTGAATTTCTCGCCGGGCGCCTGTGTGCCCGTCAGGCCTTGCAGCAGCTTGACCGGCGTCTCTATGTGCCCGCCATCGGCGAGGACCGCGCACCGGTCTGGCCTGCCGATGTCTGTGGTTCGATCACCCACAGCACCGGCTGGGCAGCGGCCATCGTTGCACCGCGCACGCACTGGCGCGGCCTGGGCCTGGATGCAGAAAGCCTGCTCAGCCATGAGCGCGCCAGCCGCCTGGCCGGAGAAATCCTTACCGCAGACGAACTGGCCCGTCTGCAACAGTTGCCAGAGGAGCAACTGGCGCTGTGCGTGACCCTGACCTTTTCGATCAAGGAGGCGTTGTTCAAGGCGCTGTATCCGCTGGTTGGCAAACGCTTCTACTTCGAAGATGCGCAGGTACTGGACTGGTCGATTGACGGCCGGGTGCGTCTCGGTCTGCTGTGCGACCTGTCGGAACAATGGCAGCACGGTGCAGTGCTGCAGGGGCAATTTTGCCTGCATGACGACCATCTGCTGAGTCTGGTGGCCGTGGCGGCGTGA
- the fhuF gene encoding siderophore-iron reductase FhuF, translating into MFQPGLAARADRRKGRAVMLHVAAQLQPFMQHIVAEDDQRPLLTLAELLQPQRLEALLLNLYGAHLMPQQRDVLVSQWAKYGFMLVIPPLLVASITQDWHWPLGLERVAVALDERGIPTGVKFLAAGAVLAAPGGDPLQCFADLLDDLLTPLVNALSAYGGVPRTVLWSSAGEALEHCLIRLDAPLAEKGWPLLSQRLKADGRRNPLYQTIVYTPRRQRRSCCLSHRVEWVGRCEYCPLPTGSKPP; encoded by the coding sequence CTGTTTCAGCCTGGCCTGGCCGCGCGTGCAGACCGCAGAAAAGGTCGAGCCGTGATGCTGCACGTTGCCGCTCAGCTACAGCCGTTCATGCAACATATCGTGGCCGAGGATGACCAGCGTCCGCTGTTGACGCTGGCTGAACTGCTGCAGCCGCAGCGTCTGGAGGCTCTGCTGTTGAATCTCTATGGCGCGCACTTGATGCCGCAGCAGCGAGATGTGCTGGTCTCGCAGTGGGCCAAGTACGGCTTCATGCTGGTGATCCCGCCGCTGCTGGTGGCCTCGATAACCCAGGACTGGCATTGGCCGTTGGGGCTTGAGCGCGTGGCGGTGGCACTTGATGAGCGGGGTATCCCGACCGGGGTGAAGTTTCTTGCCGCAGGTGCTGTGTTAGCAGCGCCGGGTGGTGATCCTTTACAGTGCTTTGCCGACCTGCTGGATGACTTGCTGACCCCGTTGGTCAATGCCCTGAGCGCTTATGGCGGTGTGCCGCGGACGGTGTTGTGGAGCAGCGCCGGGGAAGCTCTGGAACACTGCCTGATTCGTCTTGACGCGCCGCTCGCGGAAAAAGGCTGGCCGCTACTGAGCCAGCGGCTGAAGGCTGACGGGCGTCGCAACCCGTTGTACCAGACCATTGTTTATACCCCCCGCCGCCAGCGCCGCAGCTGTTGCCTGAGTCATCGGGTCGAGTGGGTCGGGCGCTGTGAGTATTGCCCGTTGCCGACGGGCTCAAAGCCGCCGTAA